The following DNA comes from Pirellulales bacterium.
ATCGTCTACCCGGCCGAAAGCGAAAAAGCCGGCGAGATCATTCTCGAATCGGGCCAGAAAATCACGAAGAACGCCGTGGAATTGATCATCACCTCGGGCCTGACTTCCGTCGAAGTGATGGCCGATGTCAAAGTGCCGCTGATTCTCAACAGCCTGGCGGAAGACAACACCGGCAGCCACGAAGAAGCCCTGCTGCGGATCTATCAGCGGCTCCGGCCAGGCAATCCGCCGCAATTGGAAAAGGCCCGGGCCTTGTTCCACGAAAAATTCTACGACACCAATCGCTACCGCCTGGGCCGCGTCGGCCGCTTCCGCATCAGCCGTAAGCTGAAGCTCGACATTCCGGAAACGGAAATGACGCTCCGGCCCGAGGATCTGATCGCCGCAATCAAGTATCTGCTCGCGCTCACGTCCGGCGACCCGGACGTCGAGGTCGACGATATCGACCACCTGGGCAATCGCCGCTTGCGAACGATCGACGAATTGGCTTGCGACGAATTGCGCAAGGGCTTCCTGAAGCTGCGGCGCACCGTCCAAGAGCGGATGAGCCTGAAAGACGTCGTCGACATGACGCCGCGCAGCTTGATCAATCCCAAGAGCATTTCCGCGGCGATCGAATACTTCTTCGGCCGCGGCGAATTGTCGCAAGTGGTCGACCAGACGAATCCGCTGTCGATGCTGACGCACGAGCGGCGGCTTTCGGCACTTGGCCCCGGCGGCTTGAATCGCAAACGGGCCGGTTTCGAAGTGCGCGACGTGCACATCTCGCACTACGGCCGCATCTGCCCGATCGAAACGCCGGAAGGCACGAACATCGGTCTGATCTCGAGCCTGGGCATCTATTCGGCCGTCGATGAATATGGATTCTTGATCACTCCGTATCGCAAAGTCCACAAGGGAAAATTGGCCGATGAGGTCGTGTGGCTTCGGGCCGATCAGGAAAGCGAAGCCTATCTGGCTCCCGCTGACGCCCCGGTCGTAAACGGCCATTTGCATGGCGACAACATCATCGCCCGCTTCCGCTCCGACTTCGTGTTAGTCTCGCCCGACAAGATTCAGTACATCGACGTGGCCCCGAGCCAGATGGTCGGCGTGTCCGCCGGCTTGATCCCATTCTTGGAACACGACGATGCCAACCGCGCGTTGATGGGCTCGAACATGCAGCGTCAAGCCGTGCCCCTGTTGATCACCGAGCCGCCGGTCGTGGCGACGGGCATGGAGCGAGATGTCGCCCAAAATTCGGGGATGATCGTTCGCGCTGCCCGCAAGGGAACGGTCACGTATGTCGACGCGAATCGGATCGAAATCGCCGGCGATGTTTATCACATGCGCAAATTCGTCGGCCTCAACGAACGCACCTGCCAAAACCAGAAGCCGATCGTCGAGTTGGGCCAAAAGGTCGAAAAGGCGGAGGTGATCGCCGACGGGGCTGCGACGTTCCGAGGCGAATTGGCCTTGGGCCGCAATGTGCTGGTCGGTTTCATGGCCTGGGATGGGTTCAACTTCGAAGATGCCATCATCATCAGCGAAGAATTGGTCGAGCGCGACGTGTACACGTCGATCCATATCGAAGAATTCGACATCGAAATTCGCGAAACCAAGTTGGGCCGCGAGGAATTCACTCGTGATATCCCCAACGTCAGCGAAAAAGCGCTGCGAAATCTCGATGAGACGGGCATCGTGCGAATCGGCACGTACGTGCGCCCCGGCGATATTCTGGTCGGCAAAGTTTCGCCGAAATCGAAGACCGAACTCACGCCGGAAGAAAAACTGTTGCACGCTATCTTCGGCCGAGCCGGCGAAGACGTGAAAAACGATTCGCTCGAAGTCCCCTCGGGCGTGGAAGGCATCGTCATCGACACGCAAAAGTTTTCGCGCCGCATGAGCCTCAGCGAAGACGAACGTAAGTCGTTCGAAAAGGCCCTCAAGGAAGCGGAAGCCGAAGGGAATGCCCAGATCGCGGCCGCCTTCGGCGATATGGTCGCC
Coding sequences within:
- the rpoB gene encoding DNA-directed RNA polymerase subunit beta — encoded protein: MAITAERRLRPKEVRRFGSLRQPHQIPDLTQIQTHSYDNFLQYEIPLQKRKDQGIEGVLREIFPIESYDKNLRLEYIRYELGKPRYEPDECRQLRLTYGRPFRVWLRLTKEEPIEEEVYLGDMPIMLGGGEFIINGAERVVVSQLHRSPGVDFVADTESGERKLHSCRIIPERGSWIELNISKKDTLSVRIDQSGKFSAMTLLRAMDPKYSRDPDLLRIFYPTTVEKIVDGRSAAKIEGKIAVEDIVYPAESEKAGEIILESGQKITKNAVELIITSGLTSVEVMADVKVPLILNSLAEDNTGSHEEALLRIYQRLRPGNPPQLEKARALFHEKFYDTNRYRLGRVGRFRISRKLKLDIPETEMTLRPEDLIAAIKYLLALTSGDPDVEVDDIDHLGNRRLRTIDELACDELRKGFLKLRRTVQERMSLKDVVDMTPRSLINPKSISAAIEYFFGRGELSQVVDQTNPLSMLTHERRLSALGPGGLNRKRAGFEVRDVHISHYGRICPIETPEGTNIGLISSLGIYSAVDEYGFLITPYRKVHKGKLADEVVWLRADQESEAYLAPADAPVVNGHLHGDNIIARFRSDFVLVSPDKIQYIDVAPSQMVGVSAGLIPFLEHDDANRALMGSNMQRQAVPLLITEPPVVATGMERDVAQNSGMIVRAARKGTVTYVDANRIEIAGDVYHMRKFVGLNERTCQNQKPIVELGQKVEKAEVIADGAATFRGELALGRNVLVGFMAWDGFNFEDAIIISEELVERDVYTSIHIEEFDIEIRETKLGREEFTRDIPNVSEKALRNLDETGIVRIGTYVRPGDILVGKVSPKSKTELTPEEKLLHAIFGRAGEDVKNDSLEVPSGVEGIVIDTQKFSRRMSLSEDERKSFEKALKEAEAEGNAQIAAAFGDMVAEMEGILQRPLTDEDGTPLVRDQEHRFVAERALQFKLDAIDIRSPQRKTEVEKAYKTKWPAIEAAIDARDRKLNSMKRGDELRSGVLQMVKVYIAAKRVISVGDKMAGRHGNKGVIAKILPKEDMPFLADGTSVQILLNPLGVPSRMNVGQILETHLGWAGALLGFQAITPVFDGATEEAIGKCLTEAKLPKHGKAQLFDGRTGEALEQETTVGYIYMLKLHHLVDDKVHARSTGPYSLITQQPLGGKARFGGQRFGEMEVWALEAYGAAYVLQELLTVKSDDVEGRTKIYESMVKGENTLEAGTPASFDVLTNEIRGLALNMQLEKRRI